Proteins encoded in a region of the Rutidosis leptorrhynchoides isolate AG116_Rl617_1_P2 chromosome 9, CSIRO_AGI_Rlap_v1, whole genome shotgun sequence genome:
- the LOC139865581 gene encoding benzaldehyde dehydrogenase, mitochondrial-like has product MAARRLSGLIPRSLYLRSLSSSVGSRGQRSSLRSEVQRFSSAAALEELITPPVKVNYTQLLIDGKFVDSASGKTFPTLDPRTGEVIANVAEGDAEDINRAVSAARKAFDEGPWPKMTAYERSCIMLRFADLVEKHNDDIAALETWNNGKPYEQAAQVEVPGFARLFRYYAGWADKILGLTVPADGPYHVQTLHEPIGVAGQIIPWNFPLLMFAWKVGPALACGNTIVLKTAEQTPLTALYAAKLFLEAGLPPGVLNIVSGYGPTAGAALASHMDVDKIAFTGSTETGKIVQELAAKSNLKPVTLELGGKSPFIVCKDADVDKAVELAHFALFFNQGQCCCAGSRTFVHESVHDEFLEKARARAQKRSVGDPFQKGIEQGPQIDSEQFEKILRYIKSGVESNATLECGGDRLGSKGYYIQPTIFSNVKDDMLIAQDEIFGPVQTILKFKEVGDVIKRANATRYGLAAGVFTQNIDTANTLSRGLRAGTVWVNCFDVFDAAIPFGGYKMSGVGREKGIYSLNNYLQVKAVVTKLKNPAWL; this is encoded by the exons ATGGCTGCCCGTAGACTCTCCGGCCTTATCCCCCGTTCATTATACCTTCGTTCTCTTTCATCTTCAGTTGGTTCTCGAG GACAAAGATCCAGTTTGAGAAGTGAAGTACAAAGATTTAGTAGTGCAGCAGCACTTGAAGAACTAATTACTCCACCTGTTAAAGTTAATTACACTCAGCTTCTAATTGATGGAAAATTTGTTGATTCAGCATCTG gaAAGACATTTCCAACCTTGGATCCACGTACAGGGGAAGTCATTGCCAACGTGGCTGAAGGCGATGCAGAGGATATCAATCGTGCAGTTTCGGCTGCTCGCAAAGCATTTGATGAAGGCCCATGGCCTAAAATGACTGCTTAC GAGAGGTCGTGTATAATGCTGCGATTTGCTGATCTGGTTGAAAAACACAATGATGACATCGCAGCCCTTGAAACATGGAACAATGGGAAACCGTATGAACAGGCTGCTCAAGTTGAAGTACCTGGGTTCGCACGTTTGTTTCGCTACTATGCAG GTTGGGCGGATAAGATCCTTGGGTTAACGGTTCCAGCAGACGGACCTTACCATGTGCAAACTTTGCATGAACCAATTGGGGTTGCGGGTCAGATCATTCCATGGAATTTTCCGCTTCTTATGTTTGCTTGGAAGGTGGGGCCCGCCCTTGCTTGTGGCAACACTATAGTTCTTAAAACAGCTGAACAAACTCCATTAACCGCTCTTTATGCTGCTAAGTTGTTCCTCGAG GCTGGTCTTCCTCCTGGTGTTCTTAATATAGTTTCAGGATATGGTCCAACTGCTGGTGCAGCTCTTGCTAGCCATATGGATGTTGATAAG ATTGCATTTACAGGATCAACTGAAACGGGTAAAATTGTGCAAGAATTGGCTGCAAAAAGCAATCTAAAGCCGGTGACTTTAGAGCTTGGAGGAAAATCACCTTTTATCGTGTGTAAAGATGCTGATGTGGATAAGGCGGTTGAACTAGCACACTTTGCTCTCTTCTTTAATCAA GGTCAATGTTGTTGTGCGGGTTCTCGCACATTCGTTCACGAGAGCGTACATGATGAGTTTTTGGAAAAAGCTAGAGCACGTGCTCAAAAACGCTCCGTTGGTGATCCTTTCCAAAAGGGCATTGAACAAGGCCCTCAG ATTGACTCGGAGCAATTTGAAAAGATTTTACGTTACATAAAATCTGGAGTTGAGAGCAACGCTACCCTTGAATGTGGAGGTGACAGATTGGGCTCTAAGGGTTACTACATTCAACCAACCATTTTTTCAAATGTTAAG GATGATATGTTGATAGCTCAAGATGAGATCTTTGGTCCTGTTCAAACCATTTTGAAGTTCAA GGAGGTGGGTGACGTGATAAAAAGGGCAAATGCGACACGATACGGACTTGCAGCTGGTGTGTTCACCCAAAACATTGATACAGCAAATACGTTGTCTCGTGGATTAAGGGCCGGAACAGTTTGGGTAAATTGCTTTGATGTTTTTGATGCTGCAATTCCTTTTGGTGGTTATAAGATGAGTGGTGTTGGAAGGGAAAAAGGTATATATAGTCTTAACAATTATTTACAGGTTAAGGCTGTTGTTACCAAATTGAAAAATCCGGCTTGGTTGTAA